In the Bacillus shivajii genome, one interval contains:
- the mdh gene encoding malate dehydrogenase, whose product MTIKRRKITVVGGGFTGTTTALMAAQKELGDVVLVDIPQQEDPTKGKALDMLEASPVQGFDSNIVGTSDYKDTEGSDIVVITAGLPRKPGMSRDDLVATNAGIMKQVTKEIVKYSPDCYIIVLTNPVDAMTLAVFQESGFPKNRVIGQSGVLDTARFRTFVAQELGVSVEDVSGFVLGGHGDDMVPMLRYSYAGGIPLEKLISKDRLDAIVERTRKGGGEIVNLLGTGSAYYAPAASIVQMVEAILKDKKRILPSIAYLEGEYGYENMYLGVPTVLGGDGIEKVIELDLNDDEKEQLEKSAESVRNVMNLLK is encoded by the coding sequence ATGACAATTAAAAGAAGAAAAATCACCGTTGTAGGTGGTGGATTTACAGGAACTACAACTGCACTAATGGCAGCACAAAAAGAGTTAGGCGATGTTGTTCTAGTTGATATACCACAACAAGAAGACCCGACAAAAGGGAAAGCTTTAGATATGCTTGAAGCAAGTCCTGTTCAAGGGTTTGATTCAAATATTGTCGGTACTTCAGATTATAAAGATACAGAAGGCTCTGACATTGTTGTCATTACAGCTGGCTTGCCAAGAAAACCAGGTATGAGCCGTGATGACTTAGTTGCTACAAATGCAGGGATTATGAAACAAGTAACAAAAGAAATCGTGAAGTATTCACCAGATTGCTACATTATTGTCTTAACAAATCCTGTTGATGCGATGACATTAGCAGTATTCCAAGAATCTGGATTCCCTAAAAATCGTGTTATTGGACAATCAGGTGTATTAGATACAGCTCGTTTCAGAACGTTTGTAGCACAAGAGTTAGGTGTATCAGTTGAAGATGTATCTGGATTCGTATTAGGTGGTCATGGAGACGATATGGTACCAATGCTACGCTACTCTTATGCTGGAGGTATCCCGCTAGAAAAACTTATTTCAAAAGATCGTTTAGATGCGATCGTTGAACGTACCCGTAAAGGCGGCGGTGAAATCGTTAATCTTCTAGGTACAGGAAGTGCATATTACGCACCAGCAGCTTCGATTGTTCAAATGGTAGAAGCAATATTAAAGGATAAAAAGCGTATTTTACCTTCAATTGCTTACTTAGAAGGTGAATATGGATATGAAAATATGTACCTTGGAGTACCTACTGTTCTTGGTGGAGATGGAATTGAAAAAGTTATTGAACTAGATTTAAATGATGATGAAAAAGAACAACTTGAAAAATCTGCTGAATCAGTTCGAAACGTTATGAACTTATTAAAGTAA
- a CDS encoding FxsA family protein: MGKIFLLLLIVVPALEIGVLILSGNTIGVIPTILLIILTGVLGAALAKREGLNAIRTAQMQASQGQMPSGIILDGICILVGGVVLLTPGFITDALGFFLLIPQTRATLKGFLSRIIEKMMKSGNVIYYSNRRW, translated from the coding sequence ATGGGTAAAATCTTTCTGCTTTTATTAATTGTCGTACCAGCCCTAGAAATCGGTGTACTTATTCTCTCTGGAAATACAATTGGTGTTATCCCAACCATTTTATTAATTATTTTGACTGGGGTTCTCGGTGCAGCCTTAGCGAAACGTGAAGGATTAAATGCGATTCGTACGGCACAAATGCAAGCCTCGCAAGGACAAATGCCAAGTGGGATTATTTTAGATGGGATTTGTATTTTAGTGGGTGGTGTCGTGTTATTAACTCCGGGTTTCATAACAGATGCTTTAGGGTTTTTCCTGCTCATCCCACAAACGAGAGCAACACTTAAAGGTTTTTTAAGTCGTATCATCGAAAAAATGATGAAATCAGGCAATGTTATTTATTATTCAAACCGTCGTTGGTAG
- the pfkA gene encoding 6-phosphofructokinase, producing MKRIGILTSGGDSPGMNAAIRAVVRKAIYHDIEVFGIYYGYHGLMNGNIEKLEIGSVGDIIHRGGTMLYSARSEEFKTSEGQKKGIEQLEKFGIDALVVIGGDGSFQGAKKLAEHGYPTIGVPGTIDNDIPGTDFTIGFDTALNTVIDAVDKIRDTATSHERTYVIEVMGRDAGDIALWAGLADGAETILIPEEGYSMEDVLARLKRGHDRGKKHSIIMVAEGVGSGVEIAKEIQERANLETRVTVLGHIQRGGSPTASDRVLASRLGAKAVELLLNGEAGKMVGIEKNELVSHDIDEALAREHVVDKDMYNLSKELSI from the coding sequence ATGAAACGTATCGGAATATTAACAAGCGGTGGAGATTCACCCGGTATGAATGCTGCGATTCGGGCGGTTGTTCGAAAAGCAATTTACCATGACATAGAAGTGTTTGGTATATATTACGGATATCATGGACTTATGAATGGTAATATTGAAAAATTAGAAATTGGGTCTGTAGGAGATATCATTCACCGAGGTGGAACGATGCTTTACAGTGCTCGTTCTGAAGAGTTTAAAACGTCAGAAGGACAGAAAAAAGGAATTGAGCAGTTAGAGAAATTCGGCATTGATGCTCTAGTTGTCATTGGTGGAGACGGCTCCTTCCAAGGTGCAAAGAAACTAGCTGAACACGGATACCCTACAATTGGTGTACCAGGAACAATCGATAATGATATTCCAGGAACAGATTTTACAATAGGGTTTGATACCGCATTAAACACTGTTATCGATGCTGTAGATAAAATTCGTGACACAGCAACTTCACATGAGCGTACATATGTAATTGAAGTAATGGGACGCGATGCAGGAGATATTGCTCTTTGGGCAGGACTTGCAGATGGTGCAGAAACAATCCTTATCCCAGAAGAAGGGTATAGTATGGAGGATGTGCTAGCGAGACTGAAACGCGGACATGATAGAGGGAAGAAACATAGTATTATTATGGTCGCTGAAGGTGTCGGATCTGGTGTTGAAATTGCGAAAGAAATTCAAGAGAGAGCCAACCTTGAAACACGTGTGACAGTACTTGGTCATATTCAGCGTGGTGGATCACCTACAGCTTCAGATCGTGTATTAGCGAGCCGACTTGGAGCAAAAGCAGTAGAGCTTCTTTTAAATGGTGAAGCTGGAAAAATGGTTGGGATTGAAAAGAACGAGCTAGTTTCTCATGATATTGATGAAGCATTAGCAAGAGAGCACGTAGTTGATAAAGATATGTACAACTTGTCAAAAGAACTATCCATTTAA
- a CDS encoding FadR/GntR family transcriptional regulator: MSENQKVYLNILKEIDRIIYEDQLLPGDKLPSERELADRLQVGRSSVREALRALELLDLIETRKGEGTFIQQSGGHRLAEVLASFFLKDQRARHDVTETRRIIEIEAARIACQRASDVQLKKMEELIAQSKQRWGDGELPVEEDYLFHKTLVQSSQNRLMLNIWRPLVEYSKIALRESLSREGRTGHSIEEHEAIYQAILNKNEREAVDSLRKHLENSRF, from the coding sequence ATGAGTGAAAATCAAAAGGTATATCTAAATATTTTAAAAGAGATTGATCGGATTATCTATGAGGATCAATTATTGCCGGGTGACAAACTACCATCCGAGCGAGAGTTGGCAGATCGATTGCAGGTTGGTCGTTCATCTGTCCGTGAAGCGCTTCGGGCTTTAGAACTTCTCGATTTAATTGAAACTCGTAAGGGAGAAGGGACGTTTATTCAGCAATCGGGTGGACACCGATTAGCTGAAGTGTTAGCGAGTTTTTTCTTGAAAGATCAACGAGCTAGACATGATGTAACAGAAACAAGAAGAATTATTGAAATTGAAGCTGCACGCATAGCATGTCAGCGAGCTTCAGATGTTCAGTTAAAAAAAATGGAAGAATTAATAGCCCAATCAAAACAACGTTGGGGAGATGGTGAGCTCCCTGTTGAAGAAGATTATTTATTTCATAAAACACTAGTCCAGTCGAGCCAAAATAGATTAATGCTAAACATTTGGCGCCCGTTAGTAGAATATAGCAAAATTGCTTTGCGAGAATCCTTGTCTCGAGAGGGTAGGACTGGTCATTCAATCGAAGAACATGAAGCGATTTATCAAGCCATTTTAAATAAGAACGAAAGAGAAGCTGTTGATTCCTTACGTAAACATTTGGAAAACAGTCGTTTTTAA
- the ytvI gene encoding sporulation integral membrane protein YtvI, translating into MLNSFSLTHLYRLTIVVLTTVTLLLTIYLFVTYMFPFFIGLLCSFIFLPIVNFLERTFHWKRPAAVFGVMITFVLFFLSVVTFIVAEMIAGLSYLTKELPFYIHEGVELLHQWFDRVILPLYENFLALTSQLSSDQQTTLHHSLENVFQDVGTQVGLILQQLLNSFADLLMALPNAMTVFFFALLASFFITKDWPKMVGWFESHTPKRVQRLFNKLVEQWKEAIVGYVFAQLTLVTMTGIIVLIGLWIIGVKYALTTALLIAIVDLLPYLGTGLVFIPWIIYAFFTGEFGLAIGLSLLYGVAVVQRQLAEPKVMSQHMGISPLALLATLFACYQLFGVVGLLLGPALLIIVQSFIRARIFPEIQDYIVNGPTVK; encoded by the coding sequence ATGCTAAATTCTTTTTCGCTTACTCACCTATACCGTTTAACCATCGTTGTTTTAACAACAGTTACCTTATTATTAACCATTTATTTATTTGTTACATATATGTTTCCTTTTTTCATTGGACTGTTATGCTCTTTTATTTTTTTGCCGATTGTAAACTTTTTAGAACGAACGTTTCATTGGAAACGACCAGCTGCAGTATTCGGTGTGATGATAACATTTGTTTTATTTTTCCTATCTGTTGTAACGTTTATTGTCGCAGAAATGATCGCAGGGTTAAGTTATTTAACAAAAGAGCTCCCATTTTATATTCATGAAGGTGTTGAACTTCTTCATCAATGGTTCGACAGAGTTATTTTGCCATTATATGAAAACTTCTTAGCGCTTACTTCGCAGCTAAGTTCAGATCAACAAACGACCCTTCATCATTCATTAGAAAATGTTTTCCAAGATGTAGGTACACAAGTTGGCCTGATTCTACAACAATTACTAAATAGCTTCGCTGATTTATTAATGGCCTTACCGAATGCAATGACTGTTTTTTTCTTTGCTTTACTTGCTTCTTTTTTTATAACGAAAGATTGGCCTAAAATGGTTGGATGGTTTGAATCACACACTCCAAAAAGAGTGCAAAGGTTATTTAATAAGTTAGTTGAACAGTGGAAAGAAGCGATTGTTGGTTATGTCTTTGCTCAGCTAACGCTAGTAACAATGACAGGTATAATCGTATTAATCGGCCTTTGGATTATAGGGGTGAAATATGCTTTAACGACTGCACTATTAATTGCCATCGTTGATTTATTACCATATTTAGGAACTGGTTTAGTATTTATTCCATGGATTATTTATGCCTTTTTCACTGGTGAATTTGGATTAGCGATCGGACTTTCCCTATTATATGGAGTTGCCGTCGTTCAAAGACAATTAGCAGAGCCCAAAGTAATGTCGCAACACATGGGAATATCCCCATTAGCCTTACTCGCAACATTGTTTGCTTGTTATCAACTGTTTGGAGTAGTCGGGTTACTATTAGGTCCAGCGCTCTTAATTATCGTTCAGTCATTTATTCGGGCTAGAATATTCCCAGAAATCCAAGACTACATTGTAAATGGACCTACTGTTAAATAA
- the pyk gene encoding pyruvate kinase, which produces MRKTKIVCTIGPASESIEKLKELIEAGMNVARLNFSHGDYEEHGARIESIRQAAKELGKNVAILLDTKGPEIRTQTLKNGEAELTKGSTVRVSMTEVEGDESRISVTYPGLINDVHVGSTLLLDDGLIELKVTGIEENELVTEVVNSGTLKNKKGVNVPNVSVNLPGITEKDANDIVFGIEQDVDFIAASFVRRASDVLEIRELLEKHEAEHIQIVPKIENQEGVDKIDEILEVSDGLMVARGDLGVEIPAEDVPLVQKDLIKKCNKFGKPVITATQMLDSMQRNPRPTRAEASDVANAIFDGTDAIMLSGETAAGTYPVESVQTMNNIALKTETALKYEDLLRKRSRESEHTITDAISQSVSHTALNLHAGAIITATESGHTARMISKYRPQSPIVAITSNERVYRTLALTWGVHPQVGPKATTTDEMLQLSVEESLKTGLVNHGDLVVISAGVPVGETGTTNLMKVHVVGEVAAKGQGIGRKSATGRVVVAQNAQEALDKTTEGDILITTSTDRDMMEAFEKAAAVVTEQGGLTSHAAVVGLNVGIPVIVGVDNATTKFEDGEPVTVDGKQGYIYKGQASVL; this is translated from the coding sequence GTGAGAAAAACGAAAATTGTTTGTACGATTGGTCCAGCAAGTGAAAGTATTGAGAAATTAAAAGAGCTAATTGAAGCGGGGATGAATGTTGCTCGTCTTAATTTCTCCCACGGAGATTATGAAGAACATGGAGCGCGTATTGAAAGCATTAGACAGGCTGCAAAAGAACTTGGTAAGAATGTAGCGATATTACTTGATACGAAGGGTCCTGAAATTCGTACGCAAACGTTAAAAAACGGTGAAGCTGAATTAACTAAAGGGTCAACTGTCCGAGTTTCAATGACAGAAGTTGAAGGAGACGAAAGTCGAATTTCGGTTACGTACCCAGGTTTAATTAATGATGTTCATGTTGGCTCAACACTACTTTTAGACGACGGGCTAATTGAACTTAAAGTTACTGGCATTGAAGAAAACGAATTAGTAACTGAAGTTGTAAATAGCGGAACATTGAAGAATAAAAAGGGTGTAAATGTACCGAACGTTAGTGTGAACTTACCAGGTATTACTGAAAAAGACGCAAATGATATTGTGTTTGGTATTGAGCAAGATGTTGACTTTATTGCTGCTTCTTTCGTTCGTCGTGCATCTGACGTATTAGAAATTCGTGAACTATTAGAAAAGCATGAAGCGGAACATATTCAAATTGTCCCTAAAATTGAAAACCAAGAAGGTGTCGATAAAATCGATGAAATTCTTGAAGTATCTGACGGTTTGATGGTTGCTCGTGGTGACTTAGGAGTAGAAATCCCTGCCGAAGATGTACCACTAGTTCAAAAAGACCTAATTAAGAAATGTAACAAGTTTGGTAAGCCAGTAATTACTGCAACACAAATGTTAGATTCTATGCAGCGTAACCCACGCCCAACACGTGCAGAAGCAAGTGATGTTGCAAATGCAATCTTTGATGGAACTGATGCGATCATGCTATCAGGAGAAACGGCAGCTGGAACATACCCTGTTGAATCTGTTCAAACGATGAATAATATCGCATTAAAAACAGAAACAGCGTTAAAATATGAAGACCTGCTTCGCAAGCGTAGTCGTGAAAGTGAGCATACAATTACGGATGCGATCAGTCAGTCAGTATCTCATACTGCATTAAATTTACATGCTGGGGCGATTATTACAGCAACAGAAAGTGGTCATACTGCAAGAATGATTTCCAAGTATCGTCCACAATCTCCAATTGTTGCGATAACAAGTAATGAACGTGTGTACCGTACACTAGCGCTTACTTGGGGAGTTCATCCACAAGTTGGACCGAAAGCTACAACGACAGATGAAATGCTACAACTTTCAGTAGAAGAATCACTAAAGACTGGATTAGTTAATCATGGTGACCTTGTCGTTATTTCTGCTGGAGTACCAGTAGGTGAAACAGGTACAACAAACTTAATGAAAGTTCATGTTGTTGGCGAAGTTGCAGCAAAGGGACAAGGGATAGGACGTAAGTCAGCAACAGGGCGTGTGGTTGTCGCTCAAAATGCTCAAGAAGCGTTGGACAAAACAACCGAAGGTGACATTTTAATTACGACAAGCACAGATCGTGATATGATGGAAGCTTTTGAAAAAGCAGCAGCTGTTGTCACTGAACAAGGTGGTTTAACTTCGCATGCTGCCGTTGTTGGACTTAATGTAGGGATCCCAGTTATTGTTGGTGTTGACAACGCAACAACAAAATTTGAAGATGGTGAACCAGTAACAGTTGACGGTAAACAAGGCTATATTTACAAAGGACAAGCAAGTGTTCTATAA
- the accA gene encoding acetyl-CoA carboxylase carboxyl transferase subunit alpha, translating into MAEQLPFEKPIVELKNKISELKSFTAEKEIDLSGEIDKLEKRLEQLESDIYGNLNPWERVQIARHSQRPTTLDYIQRLFTDFLEFHGDRSHGDDEAIVGGIAKFDGKPITIIGHQRGKDTKENIRRNFGMPHPEGYRKALRLMKQADKFQRPVICFIDTKGAFPGKAAEERGQSEAIARNLIEMAALRVPVICVVIGEGGSGGALALGVGDRIYMLENSTYSVITPEGAASILWKDASLAKKAAESMKITAPELKELNLIDGIVPEVRGGAHRDVDTQAEEIRNILTEALSELQNKDKEQLVNERYEKFHKIGEFTDVNGTIVIK; encoded by the coding sequence ATGGCTGAACAGCTTCCATTTGAAAAACCAATCGTAGAATTAAAAAATAAAATTAGTGAACTAAAGTCATTTACAGCGGAAAAAGAAATCGACTTGTCCGGTGAAATCGATAAGCTCGAAAAAAGGTTAGAACAGCTGGAAAGTGATATCTATGGAAACTTAAACCCATGGGAACGTGTACAAATTGCTCGTCATAGCCAACGTCCAACAACACTAGATTATATTCAACGACTATTTACAGATTTTTTAGAATTTCACGGAGATCGTTCTCACGGTGATGATGAAGCGATTGTTGGAGGAATTGCAAAGTTTGATGGAAAGCCGATCACAATAATTGGGCACCAGCGTGGAAAGGATACGAAAGAAAATATTCGTCGCAACTTTGGTATGCCACATCCTGAGGGATACCGTAAAGCATTAAGGTTGATGAAACAAGCAGATAAGTTTCAACGTCCGGTCATATGCTTTATCGATACAAAAGGAGCGTTTCCTGGTAAAGCTGCTGAAGAGCGGGGACAAAGTGAAGCCATTGCTAGAAATTTAATTGAAATGGCAGCTTTAAGGGTTCCTGTTATTTGTGTTGTCATCGGTGAAGGTGGAAGTGGTGGAGCATTAGCGTTAGGAGTAGGTGATCGCATCTACATGCTCGAAAATTCAACATATTCTGTTATCACTCCTGAAGGTGCTGCATCGATTTTATGGAAGGATGCTTCTTTAGCAAAAAAAGCGGCTGAAAGTATGAAAATTACAGCCCCTGAACTAAAAGAGTTGAACTTAATCGACGGAATCGTACCTGAAGTAAGGGGAGGTGCACACCGAGACGTCGACACACAAGCTGAAGAGATTAGGAATATATTAACAGAAGCCCTTAGTGAGCTACAAAATAAAGACAAAGAACAGTTAGTAAATGAACGTTACGAAAAATTTCATAAAATCGGTGAGTTTACGGATGTAAACGGTACCATTGTTATAAAATAA
- the citZ gene encoding citrate synthase codes for MSGTKGLEGVVATTSSVSSIIDGVLTYRGYNIDDLADHASFEEVVYLLWNDKLPTKQELDAFQKELNAASKVPQEILDQLKTFPIGDVHPMAALRTAVSNLALFDSEADDTSEEANKRKAIKLQAQLPTIVTAFSRIREGKEPVAPKEGLSFAANFLYMLNGEDPDEISEKAFNKALVLHADHELNASTFTGRVCVATLSDMYSGVTAAIGALKGPLHGGANERVMKMLAEIGEVDRATSYIKDALDRKVKIMGFGHRVYKNGDPRAKHLREMSRQLTTITGESKWYEMSVKVDEIVTNEKGLLPNVDFYSASVYHSLGIEHDLFTPIFAVSRVSGWIAHILEQYENNRLIRPRAEYVGADKQEWIPLEER; via the coding sequence ATGAGTGGAACAAAAGGTTTAGAAGGTGTTGTAGCTACTACATCAAGTGTAAGCTCAATTATCGATGGTGTATTGACGTACAGAGGATACAACATTGATGATTTAGCTGATCATGCTAGTTTTGAAGAGGTTGTTTACTTGCTTTGGAATGATAAGTTACCGACGAAACAAGAACTAGATGCATTCCAAAAGGAATTAAATGCAGCTTCAAAAGTTCCTCAAGAAATCTTAGACCAGCTAAAGACGTTCCCAATTGGTGATGTCCACCCAATGGCTGCGTTAAGGACAGCTGTTTCCAATTTAGCTTTGTTTGATAGTGAAGCTGATGACACTAGTGAAGAGGCAAACAAACGTAAGGCAATTAAGTTACAAGCACAATTACCAACGATTGTGACAGCGTTTTCTCGTATTAGAGAAGGGAAAGAGCCAGTCGCACCGAAAGAAGGGCTAAGTTTTGCAGCTAACTTCTTATATATGTTAAACGGTGAAGACCCAGATGAAATTTCAGAAAAGGCATTCAATAAGGCACTTGTTCTTCATGCTGACCATGAATTAAACGCATCTACGTTTACTGGGCGTGTTTGTGTTGCTACTTTATCAGATATGTACTCAGGTGTAACAGCAGCAATTGGAGCATTAAAGGGACCTTTACATGGCGGAGCAAATGAACGTGTTATGAAAATGCTAGCAGAAATCGGTGAAGTAGATCGTGCTACAAGCTACATTAAAGATGCACTTGACCGTAAAGTGAAGATTATGGGATTTGGACACCGTGTCTATAAAAACGGAGACCCTCGTGCAAAACATTTACGTGAGATGTCACGTCAGTTAACAACGATTACGGGTGAATCTAAGTGGTATGAAATGAGTGTTAAGGTTGATGAAATTGTTACGAACGAAAAAGGTCTACTTCCAAACGTCGATTTCTATTCAGCATCTGTATATCACAGCTTAGGAATTGAACATGACTTATTTACGCCAATCTTTGCAGTGAGCCGAGTTTCTGGTTGGATTGCACATATTTTAGAGCAGTACGAGAACAATCGATTAATTCGTCCACGTGCTGAATACGTTGGAGCAGATAAGCAAGAGTGGATTCCACTAGAAGAGAGATAA
- the icd gene encoding NADP-dependent isocitrate dehydrogenase: protein MVGEKITVENGVLNVPNKPIIPYIEGDGIGPDIWAAASRVIEAAVEKAYNGEKSIEWKEVLAGEKAYNKTGEWLPAETLDTIREYFIGIKGPLTTPIGGGIRSLNVALRQELDLYTCLRPVRWFEGVPSPVKRPQDTDMVIFRENSEDIYAGIEFQKGTDEAKKLIDFLQNEMGATKIRFPETSGIGVKPVSEEGTHRLVRSAIQYAIDEGRKSVTLVHKGNIMKFTEGAFKNWGYELAEKEFGDKVFTWAEYDKIVEEKGRDAANEAQAKAESEGKIIIKDAIADIFLQQILTRPKEFDVVATMNLNGDYVSDALAAQVGGIGIAPGANINYDTGHAIFEATHGTAPKYAGLDKVNPSSVLLSGVLMLRHLGWGEAADLVENSMDKTIGSKVVTYDFARLMEGATEVKCSEFGDELIKNL, encoded by the coding sequence ATGGTAGGAGAAAAAATTACAGTTGAAAATGGTGTATTAAACGTACCAAACAAACCAATCATTCCATATATCGAAGGGGACGGAATTGGTCCAGATATTTGGGCTGCGGCTTCCCGTGTAATTGAAGCAGCAGTAGAGAAAGCATATAATGGCGAAAAGAGCATTGAATGGAAAGAAGTATTAGCGGGTGAAAAAGCTTATAACAAGACTGGTGAATGGTTACCAGCAGAGACGTTAGATACAATTCGCGAATACTTCATCGGTATTAAAGGTCCTTTAACTACTCCAATTGGTGGAGGAATTCGTTCATTAAATGTAGCTTTAAGACAAGAATTAGATCTTTACACTTGCTTACGCCCTGTACGTTGGTTTGAAGGAGTACCTTCACCGGTAAAACGTCCTCAAGATACAGATATGGTCATTTTCCGTGAAAACTCTGAAGATATTTATGCTGGAATTGAGTTCCAAAAAGGTACTGATGAAGCGAAAAAGTTAATTGATTTTCTACAAAATGAAATGGGTGCAACGAAAATTCGTTTCCCAGAAACTTCAGGTATTGGTGTGAAGCCTGTTTCTGAAGAAGGAACGCACCGCTTAGTACGTTCTGCGATTCAATATGCAATTGATGAAGGCCGTAAGAGTGTGACATTAGTTCATAAAGGTAACATTATGAAATTCACTGAGGGTGCTTTCAAAAACTGGGGTTATGAACTAGCTGAAAAAGAATTCGGAGATAAAGTGTTTACTTGGGCTGAATATGACAAAATCGTTGAGGAAAAAGGTCGCGATGCTGCAAATGAAGCTCAAGCAAAAGCTGAATCTGAAGGGAAAATCATTATTAAAGATGCAATCGCAGACATCTTCTTACAACAAATCCTTACACGTCCGAAAGAGTTTGATGTTGTTGCAACGATGAACTTAAATGGAGACTATGTTTCTGATGCACTAGCAGCACAAGTTGGTGGAATTGGAATTGCTCCTGGAGCAAATATTAACTATGACACAGGACATGCAATCTTTGAAGCTACTCACGGAACAGCTCCAAAATATGCAGGGTTAGACAAAGTAAATCCTTCATCTGTACTTTTATCTGGCGTATTAATGTTACGTCACCTAGGCTGGGGCGAAGCTGCCGACCTTGTTGAAAACTCTATGGATAAAACAATTGGTAGTAAAGTAGTAACTTATGACTTTGCTCGTCTTATGGAAGGTGCAACAGAAGTGAAATGTTCTGAGTTCGGTGATGAACTTATTAAAAACCTATAA
- a CDS encoding DUF441 domain-containing protein yields MISQATLFMLILLGIGLFAKNQSLIIAVAFLLIVKWTGLGDKVFPVAQDKGIHIGVTIITIAVLVPIVTGDIGFKELQEALKSSYAWVALASGVFVAIIAASGIDLLKTDPHITTALVFGTILAVAVFNGVAVGPLIGAGIAYMAMRIVQFFSSLGG; encoded by the coding sequence TTGATCTCACAAGCGACTCTGTTTATGCTCATTTTGCTTGGTATTGGTTTATTCGCCAAAAACCAATCTCTTATTATAGCAGTCGCGTTCTTATTAATTGTCAAATGGACTGGGTTAGGTGATAAAGTCTTTCCAGTCGCCCAAGATAAAGGAATTCATATTGGAGTGACAATAATTACGATTGCTGTCTTAGTACCGATTGTGACAGGTGACATTGGTTTTAAAGAGCTGCAAGAAGCCCTAAAATCTTCGTATGCTTGGGTTGCTTTAGCATCAGGGGTTTTCGTTGCAATCATTGCAGCGAGTGGAATCGACTTGTTGAAAACAGACCCTCATATTACAACGGCGTTAGTATTTGGAACGATATTAGCCGTTGCTGTATTTAACGGTGTAGCTGTCGGTCCGTTAATCGGTGCTGGAATCGCCTATATGGCGATGAGAATTGTTCAGTTTTTTTCATCTTTAGGTGGTTAA
- the accD gene encoding acetyl-CoA carboxylase, carboxyltransferase subunit beta codes for MLRDLFSKKKKYATIPSEQAKMDVPEGLMTKCPECKSIMYTKELRKNLFVCESCGHHHRLTAYDRIEMTLDEGSFQEFDDHLIAKDPLNFPSYLEKSKLDREKTGLNEAVVTGCGTIDGHETVIGVMDPRFRMASMGSVVGEKIARAVERAIEEDKPFIMFAASGGARMQEGVLSLMQMAKTSTALNRLRENGLLFISIMTHPTTGGVSASFASLGDINLAEPNALIGFAGRRVIEQTVREKLPDDFQTAEFLLKHGQLDQVVPRHEMKSTLRTILDIHSPDHIGKGGEY; via the coding sequence GTGTTAAGAGATTTATTTTCAAAGAAAAAAAAGTATGCAACAATTCCTTCTGAACAAGCAAAGATGGATGTACCTGAAGGGTTGATGACAAAGTGTCCTGAATGTAAATCAATTATGTATACAAAGGAATTGAGAAAGAATTTATTCGTATGTGAGAGTTGCGGTCATCATCACCGTTTAACAGCATATGACCGTATTGAAATGACGTTAGATGAAGGTAGTTTTCAAGAATTTGATGACCACTTAATTGCTAAAGACCCACTGAACTTTCCTTCTTACCTAGAAAAATCCAAACTAGACCGAGAGAAAACAGGTTTGAATGAAGCAGTTGTTACTGGATGTGGGACGATAGATGGTCATGAAACGGTTATTGGAGTAATGGACCCAAGATTTAGAATGGCAAGTATGGGCTCGGTTGTTGGAGAAAAGATTGCAAGAGCAGTAGAACGTGCGATTGAAGAAGACAAGCCGTTCATTATGTTTGCAGCTTCTGGTGGAGCGAGGATGCAAGAAGGTGTTTTAAGCTTAATGCAAATGGCAAAAACAAGTACAGCATTAAACCGTCTGCGTGAAAATGGTTTGTTGTTTATTAGTATTATGACTCACCCAACAACAGGTGGTGTTTCTGCTAGTTTTGCGTCGTTAGGAGACATTAATTTAGCAGAACCGAATGCATTAATTGGATTTGCAGGTAGACGTGTTATAGAACAAACTGTAAGAGAAAAGTTACCTGATGACTTCCAAACAGCCGAATTTCTATTAAAGCACGGACAACTTGATCAGGTAGTACCACGTCATGAAATGAAATCAACACTTAGGACTATATTAGATATTCATTCACCAGATCATATAGGAAAAGGAGGGGAATATTGA